DNA sequence from the Dehalococcoidia bacterium genome:
TGCGCCCGAGCAGGCCCGGCCACACGCTCTCGAAGACCGCCAGGTCGGCTATCGCCTGGCGCATGTCGCGGATGTTGGCGTTCACCGAGCCGACGATGGCCTTGTTGCCCAGGACAATCCCCTGGTTGAGGACGCTGGCGTCCACCCACACGTCGTTGTGGCCGCCCGTCACGCTGGTCAGGCACAGCACGCCGTTCGTCCCCATCAGGCCCATCGCCTGCATCACCATCCCGCTGTCGCCCGTCGCTTCGATAATCAGGTCAATGCCGCCCGTCCGCTTGGGCAGGTCCGCCAGCGGCGTCTCGGCGAGGCTCACGTAGCGCGCCCCCGCGTCCTGAGCGAGCCGCGCACGGGACGAGGCCGTGGGGCCTCGGCTCGCCACGTAGGTCAGCAGTCCCTGGCTCTGGAGGAGCAGCGCGGCCAGCAGGCCGATGGGCCCGGCGCCCAGCACCAGCGCCGTGCGGGGCCGCCAGAGCATGCGCCTCTGCATTTCGAAGGCCTGTCGCAGGGCCTTCTCCACCACGGAGAGCGGCTCCACAAGCACCGCGACGGGTGCCACGGCGGGCGGCGCCTTCAGCAGGTACTGGGGCTGGTCAATGAAGTACTCCGCCATGAAGCCGTGCATACCGCGGATGCCGCGCTCCGTGTAGCGGCCCCAGAGGCACATATCCTGCTCCCCGTTCAGGCAGTTGGGACAGCCGTCGGGGCGGCGCACCATCGCCACCACGAAATCGCCGGGCAGCAGGCCCCGCACGTCACGACCTACCTGGGCCACCTGTCCGAACGACTCGTGCCCCAGGACTAGATAAGGGCTTCCCTCCGGCGCCTCGCCGTAGAGGCCCTCGTTAATCTCCGCGTCGGTGCCGCATATGCCCACGCGCACCGTCCGCACCAGCACGTCGCCCGGGCCGCTCAGCGGCCCCAGAGGGACCTCCGCCAGCCGGGCGCTGTCCTTTTTCCCCGGCGTCACCACGACCGCCTGCATCGTGCTACCCGCCATACGCTTTCTCCCGACCTACGTTCAGCCCCGCTTAAATAGTAGCCCACTTCATGGGCTGGAGAAAGAGGGCCAGGCTAAAGCCGTTCATGAGCGGATGGGAAACCACAAACGCCCCGTGGCGGGGCGTCGTGCGGTGAGCGATGTCCTAAAGGTCCCGAAGGGTAACGAGACAGCCGCCTTAGCGGGCTACCGGCCGCTGGGCCTGCGGGCCGCCTGCTGCGCGCGCCACTCATCGTACCCGGTGCCCAAGAACTCGACCAGGATGTTGAAAAGAATGAGCAGCATCATGCCGGTGACAAAGCCAGCCCATACATTGAAGAAGAACTGCGGGAACGGATTCATGACCGTGTCCCACAGATAGAACCCGGCGGCTCCTATCCAGAACAGAAGGAGGTCCACAATGACCAGACGGACTGTCCCGGTCCGGCTGCCTTTAAAGAACCTGTGAAAGCGGTAACGCGCAGGCATGGCCGACTCCCCCATATCCTCTACTTGCCCTGCAGGGAACGGATGTAGTTGACCAACGTCCAGCGGTCTTCCGGCGTCAGCAGCTTGCCGAAAGCCGGCATGTTCGCCTTGCCGTTCGTCAGCGTATAGAACAATTGCCCGTCTGACTGCGACACGATGGCCGGCGCCGTGTAGTTCGTCGGCAAGATCACCGTGGGATCGGTCGCCTGGGCGGCCTTGAAGAAGGCGGCCACGGTGCCGTCGCCCAGCCCCTTGGGGCCGTGGCACACGGCGCAGTTCACATCATACAGCTTCTTGCCCAGCGCCAGATTCGCCGCACCACGCGGGACAGTGTTCTTCAGGCCCGCCGCCTGCTCGGCAGTGTACGAGACCTCCCGCCCGGTGATCGGCACCGACTGGGCAGGCGGGTACAGCCGCGGCGGCTCCTGCGCGCGGTAGGACGGCTGGTAGTGCATCTCCGCGAAGTAGTCCAGCGGGTACGCGCCCGTACCCGCCCAGGGCCACTTATTCCCCGGCTCGCAGCCCGTCAGGAGCAACGCCACCCCTATTCCCAGAGCCAGAAAGAGCAGCTTTACCGTCTTCATCACGTCCGTCCCAACCGATACTCGGCTAGGTAGTCGCCAGCCCAGGCTGGTTGTCGAACTTCACGTCGTCGGCGCCGGCTTGCCGCAGCGCGTTCAGCGCCGCGTCGAACCGCTGAGGCTCGCACTCCACCCGCACGCCCACATACCCTTCAGTGATCCGTCCATCGTACACCGAACGCCGTACACGGGGCAGGCGAGACTCAAAAAGAATGCCAAGGATGGTAAAGAGGATGGCGCCCAGCATGGTGCCCTCATACATGATGATCGCCATGGGCGGGACCGACAGGATGGGTTTGCCGCCGGTCACCATCGGATAGGAAAGCTGCGTCCCCAAGGTGAGCAGCAGGCCCACGGAGAAGCCGCACGCCGCTCCAATGAACGGGAAGACGAACAGCTTGTGGCCGATGTGGTGCTCGCCGAAGGCCCCTTCCGGGTACGGCGTGCCGGAAAGGATATCAATCTCTCCGTCCGTGAAGCGGTTCTGCTTCAGGTTGTCTACCGCGGTCGCCGCGGCGAGGGCGTCTTTATAGAGGCCCAGTGCAGCTCTCTTCGCCATCGTAATCCACCTGTCCTTCGCTATCTAATCGTGGACCAGGCCGGGCACGCGCGCGCGGCCCACCTGGACGTCATCCTTCAACAACTGGCCTTCCTTCTGCTCCCAGACGGGGATAAGCGGGAAGAACTTGGAGAACATGAGCAGGCCAAAGCCAACCAGAGCGAACGATGCTGTCACCAACGCAATCTCCACAATGGTGGGAGAATAGTTGGCCCATGTGAACGTGAACGCCTGCTTGCGCAGCAGGCCCGGCACGATAATCTGAAAGCGCTCCAACCACATGCCGATGTTCACCAGGATGGAGGACCAGAACATCAGCGGGATGTTGCGCCGGTTCTTCTTGGATAGCCATAGAGGTATCGGAATGAGATAGGACGCCAGGGCGAACAGAACGAATAGGAAGCTCATGGGCCACTGGAACATGATGAGCGTCCGGTTCTCAAGCTCCTGCGGCTCGAGCGAATACATGCCGAAGAAGAAGTCCAGCACGTAGAAGTAGAGCCATGCCGTCGCCACGACCACCAGCAGTCGGCCCAGAGCGTCGAAGTGGTCAGGCCGTATGTAGTTCTTCAGCTTGAATATCCAGAGAAGCAGCGCCATTATCGTGACGACAGCCGACACGCCCGAGTGCACGGCGCCGATGACGAAGTAGGGAGCGAAGACGGTGGCATGCCACGTTTCCACCGCTATGGCCATGCCGAAGTCCCACGACACGATGCTGTGGACGGAGACGAACACCGGCAGGATCAGCGCCGAGAGAAGGATACCCGCGACGGCCTGAAGCCGCCACTGGCGCGGGTTTCCTTCCCACCCCAGCGATAGGACAGAATACAACTTGTGGCGCCAGCCTGCGGTCCGGTCCCTGATCATTCCCAGGTCAGGGACAAGCGCGATGAAGACGAACAGAATCGTGCCCGTCAGGTAGGTGAAGATAGCGCTGGGGTCCCAGATCAGCGGCGACCGGACGTTGGGCCAAATCCCGCGTGAGAAGTCGTAGGGGAAGACCCAGTACAAGGCGCGCCACGGCCTGCCCGTGTGGATGAGAGGGAAAAGCGCCGCCGTGCTCAGGGCGAAGATAGTGAGGACCTCCGCCGCGCGGGTCACGGGGCGCCGCCACTCGGCCTGCGTCAGGCGCAGGATGGCCGAGATCATGACGCCCGCATGGCTGATGCCGACCCAGAACACGAAGTTGGTGATGAGGAAGCCCCAGAAGACCGGCCTGTTCAGGCCGAGCACGCCCACACCAAAGTAGATGAGAACGCCCGCGGCGAGGACTCCCACGCCGACCACCGCTCCCAGGAGCAGCACCAAGCCCCAGAACCACATGGGCGTGTGCAACACTCCGGAAAGGAGCTCGCGGTTTATCTGCGCGTCGCTTAACTGTACCCGTTCCTGCATATGTCTCTGCCTCTAGCTATGTACCCGTCGCCGGGACGACACTTACTCCGGTTTGGCGAGGACTACCACTTTGGCCCTCATGAAGGTGCGGACCACCCGATAGTGCAGCATCTCCTTGACCTCCCAGACGGACACCACCGGGATGATGCGCGTCGCAAGCAGATACAACAAGATGGCGCCCGCCACCATGCCTATCATGATCATGAAATCGGCTCCGTCAGGGAGATGCGCCGCCGGGACCGACTCCAGGGCATGGGCCTTGATATCCTCCACCGAAAAGGCGGCCACATACAGCCGCAGCCTGTCGGCGAACGCTCCGATCAGCACGACGCAGCCCGCCAGGAACGGGCCGACAGTGCTCTTGCGCACGACGTTCCATATGAGCAGAAGGAAGGGCAGAACAAAGCTGAACAGAACGGCGGTCCCGTAAAGGCCCGCATAAGGGCCGAACATCAGAAACGTCAGAACGGACTGCTCCGCCGGCAGCTTGCCGTACCAGAACGTGATGAAAGTGGCCCACTGAAAATAGAACCACAGCATGGAAAGGGCCAGGAGCAACTTGCTCAGCCCCCAGAACTGCTCGGTGTCAATATAGCTCTTGTAGCCGCCCACCCAGCGCAGAAGGCCCAGGGCCACCAGAGTGATAGCCACGCCGCTCTGCAACCCCACCAGAGCGTGG
Encoded proteins:
- a CDS encoding glucose 1-dehydrogenase, which gives rise to MAGSTMQAVVVTPGKKDSARLAEVPLGPLSGPGDVLVRTVRVGICGTDAEINEGLYGEAPEGSPYLVLGHESFGQVAQVGRDVRGLLPGDFVVAMVRRPDGCPNCLNGEQDMCLWGRYTERGIRGMHGFMAEYFIDQPQYLLKAPPAVAPVAVLVEPLSVVEKALRQAFEMQRRMLWRPRTALVLGAGPIGLLAALLLQSQGLLTYVASRGPTASSRARLAQDAGARYVSLAETPLADLPKRTGGIDLIIEATGDSGMVMQAMGLMGTNGVLCLTSVTGGHNDVWVDASVLNQGIVLGNKAIVGSVNANIRDMRQAIADLAVFESVWPGLLGRMLTRRVPPTDFRAALRRGPDDVKVVVEFGPE
- a CDS encoding c-type cytochrome; protein product: MKTVKLLFLALGIGVALLLTGCEPGNKWPWAGTGAYPLDYFAEMHYQPSYRAQEPPRLYPPAQSVPITGREVSYTAEQAAGLKNTVPRGAANLALGKKLYDVNCAVCHGPKGLGDGTVAAFFKAAQATDPTVILPTNYTAPAIVSQSDGQLFYTLTNGKANMPAFGKLLTPEDRWTLVNYIRSLQGK
- a CDS encoding DUF3341 domain-containing protein codes for the protein MAKRAALGLYKDALAAATAVDNLKQNRFTDGEIDILSGTPYPEGAFGEHHIGHKLFVFPFIGAACGFSVGLLLTLGTQLSYPMVTGGKPILSVPPMAIIMYEGTMLGAILFTILGILFESRLPRVRRSVYDGRITEGYVGVRVECEPQRFDAALNALRQAGADDVKFDNQPGLATT
- the nrfD gene encoding NrfD/PsrC family molybdoenzyme membrane anchor subunit, whose translation is MQERVQLSDAQINRELLSGVLHTPMWFWGLVLLLGAVVGVGVLAAGVLIYFGVGVLGLNRPVFWGFLITNFVFWVGISHAGVMISAILRLTQAEWRRPVTRAAEVLTIFALSTAALFPLIHTGRPWRALYWVFPYDFSRGIWPNVRSPLIWDPSAIFTYLTGTILFVFIALVPDLGMIRDRTAGWRHKLYSVLSLGWEGNPRQWRLQAVAGILLSALILPVFVSVHSIVSWDFGMAIAVETWHATVFAPYFVIGAVHSGVSAVVTIMALLLWIFKLKNYIRPDHFDALGRLLVVVATAWLYFYVLDFFFGMYSLEPQELENRTLIMFQWPMSFLFVLFALASYLIPIPLWLSKKNRRNIPLMFWSSILVNIGMWLERFQIIVPGLLRKQAFTFTWANYSPTIVEIALVTASFALVGFGLLMFSKFFPLIPVWEQKEGQLLKDDVQVGRARVPGLVHD